From one Lactiplantibacillus paraplantarum genomic stretch:
- the ybeY gene encoding rRNA maturation RNase YbeY, producing the protein MDLELYDQTTAGAQPEQLQLIQDLIALAGKTLKLRDDTEVSVTLMNNDAIQKINEQYRGVDRPTDVISFAMHDDDEDDLIVMDPEMAAEMPLNLGDIMISVDKVSEQAAFLQHSEARELGYLVVHGFLHLNGYDHLQPADETEMFTLQRQILDAYGLEK; encoded by the coding sequence ATGGATTTAGAATTATATGATCAAACAACGGCGGGCGCGCAGCCTGAACAATTGCAACTAATTCAGGATCTAATCGCGCTAGCCGGGAAGACATTGAAGTTACGAGACGACACGGAAGTTTCCGTGACTTTAATGAACAATGATGCGATTCAAAAAATTAATGAACAATATCGGGGGGTAGATCGGCCAACGGATGTCATTAGTTTCGCGATGCACGATGATGATGAGGACGATCTGATTGTGATGGATCCTGAGATGGCAGCAGAAATGCCGCTAAATCTTGGTGATATTATGATTTCAGTTGATAAAGTAAGCGAACAAGCTGCCTTTTTGCAACATTCAGAGGCACGTGAGCTCGGCTACTTGGTCGTTCACGGCTTTTTACATTTGAATGGGTATGATCATCTTCAGCCAGCAGATGAAACCGAAATGTTTACGCTACAACGCCAGATTCTGGACGCCTATGGCCTCGAAAAATAG
- the glyQ gene encoding glycine--tRNA ligase subunit alpha gives MSKKLSVQEIILTLQKFWSDQGCMLMQSYDTEKGAGTMSPYTFLRAIGPEPWNAAYVEPSRRPADGRYGENPNRLYQHHQFQVVMKPSPENVQDLYLQSLEQLGINPLEHDIRFVEDNWENPSMGCAGVGWEVWLDGMEISQFTYFQQVGGLEVDPVTSEITYGLERLSSYIQDVNSVFDLEWGDGVKYGDIFLEPEFENSKYAFEDSNEELLLMLFDEYEKEAKRQIKNGLVHPAYDYCLKCSHTFNLMDARGMVSVTERAGYLDRIRNMAKSIAKEFVAQREKRGFPLLKHAQEETK, from the coding sequence ATGAGCAAAAAATTATCAGTGCAAGAGATTATCTTAACCTTGCAAAAGTTTTGGTCGGATCAGGGTTGTATGTTAATGCAATCCTACGATACAGAAAAAGGGGCCGGAACGATGAGCCCCTATACATTTTTACGAGCAATTGGTCCCGAACCATGGAATGCAGCCTATGTTGAACCATCACGGCGGCCTGCTGATGGGCGTTATGGTGAGAACCCCAATCGGTTATACCAACATCACCAATTCCAAGTGGTCATGAAACCTTCACCAGAAAACGTGCAGGACTTATATTTGCAAAGTCTTGAACAACTCGGCATCAACCCACTGGAACATGATATCCGTTTTGTGGAAGACAACTGGGAAAACCCATCAATGGGTTGTGCCGGTGTTGGTTGGGAAGTTTGGCTCGACGGGATGGAAATCAGCCAATTCACGTACTTCCAACAGGTTGGCGGTCTCGAAGTTGATCCGGTCACTTCTGAAATCACCTATGGGTTAGAACGCCTGTCTTCATATATTCAAGATGTGAATTCCGTATTCGACCTTGAATGGGGCGATGGTGTGAAGTATGGTGACATCTTCTTGGAACCAGAATTTGAGAATTCTAAGTACGCCTTTGAAGACAGTAATGAAGAATTATTGTTAATGTTATTTGATGAATACGAAAAGGAAGCTAAGCGGCAAATCAAGAACGGTTTAGTTCACCCAGCGTACGACTACTGTCTTAAATGCAGTCATACCTTCAATTTGATGGATGCTCGCGGCATGGTTTCAGTAACGGAACGGGCTGGTTATTTAGACCGGATCCGGAACATGGCGAAGTCAATTGCTAAGGAATTTGTGGCGCAACGTGAAAAACGTGGCTTCCCATTATTAAAACATGCACAGGAGGAGACGAAATAA
- a CDS encoding GatB/YqeY domain-containing protein produces the protein MSLIDTLNGDLKAAMKARDKQTLSVIRMLKSAVMNEQINAGHDLTAEEEVSVLSRELKQRRESLSEFENAGRQDLVDGVKAEIAIVEQYMPKQLSDEEVQQIVADTIQQIGATGKGDFGKVMGAVMPKLKGQADGKLINQTVKSLLN, from the coding sequence ATGAGTTTAATTGATACACTCAATGGTGATCTAAAAGCTGCGATGAAGGCGCGCGATAAGCAAACCCTCAGCGTTATACGGATGCTTAAGTCCGCGGTAATGAATGAACAAATTAATGCGGGCCATGATTTAACGGCTGAAGAAGAAGTGAGCGTGCTTTCACGTGAACTGAAGCAACGGCGCGAATCATTAAGTGAATTCGAAAATGCGGGTCGTCAAGATTTAGTTGACGGCGTTAAAGCAGAAATTGCAATTGTTGAGCAGTATATGCCAAAACAATTGTCGGACGAAGAAGTTCAACAAATTGTTGCTGACACCATTCAACAAATCGGAGCCACTGGTAAAGGTGACTTTGGTAAGGTGATGGGGGCAGTGATGCCAAAACTTAAAGGTCAGGCAGATGGCAAGCTGATCAACCAAACAGTTAAATCATTATTGAATTAA
- the dnaG gene encoding DNA primase produces MANRIPEEKVEQVRSAVNIADFIGQYVQLKKAGKNLFGLCPFHEERTPSFSVNEQKQIFHCFSCGRGGNVFSFIMDLENLSFPEAIVKVADFGHIDLPATYTAQSQPATPKDQQQADLLKLYADSAKMYQHILVNTELGEPALKYLHERGLDDETIKTFGIGYAPANQLLLDFFKEHQTDYQLLRQSGLFIENQSGDLRDRFIDRVLFPIKDASGRVIAFSGRILKKSPNEPKYLNSPETKLFNKRSVLFNFDLARGPIRQQKSVVLFEGFMDVIAAYRSGIQNGVASMGTSLTDEQIYMLERVTDTLYVCYDSDMPGQKATDRALKLLGGNSRLNLGVIQMPDGMDPDEYLRAQGQEKFVQVFEDGKQTPTAFEMQYLKHDLNLQNTPDQLTYLQAVLQQLAQLSSSVEQDLYLNQLVAEFDLDKDDLKQQLRSLVGQQAVRRSGSRSDTQQMAPPPVPAPLGPPPATVDGSTNSGPLSRVEKAERLLLYRLLNDHDVWLRVMAIAGFHFVHDSYQQILVYAEAYFKTHNQFDLGNFTDFMTDSELQPVVTSLEFMDVASESSKEEIADLVNVIMNQQPLVEQINSKKAELTAAKQIGNHDLVQQLTLALIDLYRQQQQVQQADN; encoded by the coding sequence GTGGCCAATCGAATTCCAGAAGAAAAGGTTGAGCAAGTCCGCTCAGCAGTTAATATTGCGGATTTTATTGGACAATATGTTCAGTTGAAGAAGGCTGGTAAGAATTTATTTGGCCTGTGTCCCTTTCACGAAGAACGCACGCCGTCCTTTTCGGTCAATGAGCAAAAACAGATTTTTCACTGTTTCAGCTGTGGCCGCGGGGGCAATGTGTTCAGTTTCATTATGGATCTCGAAAACTTGTCTTTTCCGGAAGCAATCGTCAAAGTGGCCGATTTTGGACACATTGACTTGCCGGCAACCTATACGGCTCAGTCACAACCGGCCACACCTAAGGATCAGCAACAAGCTGATCTGTTAAAGCTGTACGCGGATAGTGCTAAGATGTATCAACATATTTTAGTGAATACTGAACTGGGTGAACCGGCGCTCAAGTACTTGCATGAGCGCGGACTAGATGATGAGACGATTAAAACGTTTGGAATCGGTTATGCACCGGCTAATCAGCTTTTATTGGATTTTTTCAAGGAGCACCAGACCGACTACCAACTACTACGGCAGTCGGGACTGTTTATTGAAAATCAATCAGGTGACTTACGTGATCGCTTCATTGACCGGGTCTTGTTTCCGATTAAAGATGCGAGTGGGCGGGTGATTGCTTTCTCAGGCCGAATCCTCAAAAAATCGCCTAATGAACCCAAGTATTTGAACAGTCCGGAAACGAAGCTGTTTAACAAACGCTCGGTGCTCTTTAACTTTGACTTAGCGCGGGGCCCCATTCGACAACAAAAATCGGTGGTACTATTTGAAGGCTTTATGGATGTGATTGCGGCATATCGTTCTGGTATTCAGAACGGGGTCGCATCAATGGGGACGAGCTTGACTGATGAGCAGATTTATATGCTTGAGCGCGTTACCGACACTCTGTACGTCTGTTACGATAGTGATATGCCGGGACAAAAGGCGACCGATCGCGCCCTGAAGTTGCTAGGTGGTAACAGTCGACTGAATTTAGGCGTGATTCAGATGCCCGATGGGATGGATCCCGACGAATATTTGCGTGCTCAGGGGCAGGAGAAGTTCGTCCAAGTATTTGAAGACGGCAAGCAAACGCCAACTGCTTTTGAAATGCAGTATTTAAAACATGATTTGAATTTGCAAAATACGCCTGATCAATTGACTTATTTACAGGCGGTCTTACAACAATTAGCGCAATTGTCGTCCAGTGTCGAACAGGATTTGTATCTGAACCAATTAGTGGCGGAATTCGATCTTGATAAGGATGATTTGAAGCAACAGTTGCGATCACTGGTCGGTCAGCAGGCCGTTCGACGCAGTGGTAGTCGCTCGGACACACAGCAAATGGCTCCCCCGCCAGTCCCTGCGCCGTTAGGGCCACCTCCAGCAACGGTGGATGGCAGTACGAACAGTGGCCCGTTGAGTCGGGTAGAGAAGGCGGAACGGTTATTACTATACCGTTTGTTGAATGATCATGACGTTTGGTTACGTGTGATGGCGATTGCCGGTTTTCATTTTGTTCATGATTCGTATCAGCAAATCTTAGTGTATGCGGAGGCTTATTTTAAAACGCATAATCAATTTGATTTGGGCAACTTTACGGATTTTATGACGGATTCAGAGTTACAACCCGTCGTCACGAGTTTGGAATTTATGGATGTTGCCAGTGAATCTTCCAAGGAAGAGATTGCAGATCTGGTCAACGTGATCATGAATCAACAGCCGCTGGTGGAACAAATCAACAGTAAAAAAGCTGAGTTAACGGCGGCCAAGCAAATCGGTAATCACGATTTGGTTCAGCAGTTAACGTTGGCGTTAATCGACCTATATCGGCAACAGCAACAGGTCCAACAAGCTGATAACTAG
- the rpoD gene encoding RNA polymerase sigma factor RpoD gives MAKAKATTAYDKAVKALIKEYKKTGSIQYDELSDKLAAPYKLDASGIDKLLQKVEDAGISVVDEKGDPDARAVKSVKKVSKKELSDAGSASGIKINDPVRMYLKEIGRVDLLTADEEVALALRIEQGDESAKQELAEANLRLVVSIAKRYVGRGMQFLDLIQEGNMGLMKAVEKFDYRKGFKFSTYATWWIRQAITRAIADQARTIRIPVHMVETINKLIRIQRQLLQDLGREPTPEEIGAEMDMPTEKVREILKIAQEPVSLETPIGEEDDSHLGDFIEDQDATSPADAAAYELLKEQLEGVLDTLTDREENVLRLRFGLDDGRTRTLEEVGKVFGVTRERIRQIEAKALRKLRHPSRSKQLKDFLE, from the coding sequence ATGGCAAAGGCAAAAGCAACGACGGCATATGACAAAGCCGTTAAAGCATTAATCAAGGAATATAAGAAAACTGGTAGCATTCAATATGATGAATTATCAGATAAATTAGCAGCGCCTTACAAACTAGATGCTAGTGGCATTGATAAATTATTGCAAAAAGTTGAAGATGCTGGGATCAGTGTTGTTGATGAAAAAGGTGATCCTGATGCTCGGGCAGTCAAGAGTGTCAAAAAGGTTTCTAAGAAGGAACTTAGTGACGCTGGTTCAGCTTCCGGAATTAAAATCAATGATCCCGTCCGGATGTACTTGAAAGAAATCGGTCGGGTCGACTTGTTAACGGCTGACGAAGAAGTCGCCTTAGCACTCCGAATCGAACAAGGTGATGAATCTGCCAAACAGGAATTAGCCGAAGCCAACTTACGGTTGGTTGTTTCGATTGCCAAACGGTATGTGGGTCGGGGCATGCAATTTCTTGATTTGATTCAAGAAGGTAACATGGGGCTAATGAAAGCCGTTGAAAAGTTTGATTATCGCAAAGGATTCAAGTTCTCAACGTATGCGACTTGGTGGATTCGCCAAGCGATTACGCGGGCAATTGCGGACCAAGCGCGGACCATTCGGATTCCAGTGCACATGGTCGAGACCATTAACAAGTTAATTCGGATTCAACGGCAATTGTTACAAGATTTAGGGCGCGAACCAACCCCTGAAGAAATTGGGGCCGAAATGGATATGCCAACGGAAAAGGTTCGTGAAATCTTGAAGATCGCACAAGAACCTGTTTCATTGGAAACGCCAATTGGTGAAGAGGATGATTCACATTTGGGTGACTTCATCGAAGACCAAGATGCAACTTCACCAGCAGATGCTGCGGCGTATGAATTGCTGAAGGAACAACTGGAAGGCGTGCTTGATACCTTAACGGATCGGGAAGAGAATGTGTTACGGTTACGGTTCGGACTTGATGATGGTCGGACCCGGACACTGGAAGAAGTTGGTAAAGTCTTCGGTGTGACCCGTGAACGGATTCGCCAAATCGAAGCCAAGGCGCTACGGAAGTTACGCCACCCATCACGCAGTAAACAATTGAAAGATTTCTTGGAATAA
- the glyS gene encoding glycine--tRNA ligase subunit beta, whose protein sequence is MAKTYLLEIGLEEMPAHVVTPSVLQLKERMVKFLKDARLDFEDVKTFSTPRRLTVQVLGLADKQADVKKEVRGPAKKIAQDADGNWTKAAIGFSKGQGASTDDIVFKDIKGTPYVFVQTFTAGKTAAEVLATGVKDVITKMNFPTMMKWSTYSFKYVRPIRWLVSLLDNEIVPVQILDVTADRISRGHRFLGHDVEIATAMDYEADLASVQVVADAAKRKATIREQIAALANERDWQIKVNEDLLEEVNNLVEYPTAFAGDFDTKYLTIPDEVLITSMRDHQRFFYVTDAEDNLLPHFVSVRNGNTEHLENVALGNQKVLTARLEDAAFFYHEDQQHSIQEYVERLKKVSFHDKIGTMYEKMQRVMVISAFLADQFGLTETEKNQLHRAAQIYKFDLVTGMVGEFPELQGVMGDKYAVLKGEDPVVGQAIREHYMPISADGDLPKSKVGAVLAIADKVDSITSFFAVGLTPSGSNDPFALRRQAFGIVRIVREQGWDFPIRQLEADIQKELVAHDATYNLDFEKQTAPVADFLTDRVKQWFNNRKIRYDIVDTVIKGSRQDIREMFKAADVLNAHQDDPQFKDTIEAFTRLLRITAKAKLDAGDLTVDPSLFENEAEQHLYDAVLELQKQFTPAMSMDDRFKALAALRPLIVDYFEQTMVMSKDEKVRDNHLKQLLTIAQMINVMGDLNQLIVK, encoded by the coding sequence ATGGCGAAAACTTATTTACTTGAAATCGGTTTGGAAGAAATGCCGGCCCACGTCGTTACACCGAGTGTGTTACAACTTAAGGAACGAATGGTCAAATTCCTGAAAGATGCGCGGCTTGATTTTGAAGATGTTAAGACTTTTTCAACGCCACGTCGGTTGACGGTCCAAGTATTGGGCTTAGCTGACAAGCAGGCGGATGTAAAAAAAGAAGTTCGCGGCCCGGCTAAAAAGATTGCCCAGGATGCGGATGGCAACTGGACGAAGGCGGCGATTGGGTTCTCTAAAGGTCAAGGGGCTTCGACTGATGATATTGTCTTTAAGGATATCAAGGGCACCCCGTACGTCTTTGTCCAGACTTTTACGGCTGGTAAAACGGCAGCTGAAGTTTTAGCAACTGGCGTTAAGGATGTTATCACCAAGATGAATTTCCCAACGATGATGAAATGGTCAACGTACAGTTTTAAGTATGTTCGGCCGATTCGCTGGCTCGTATCATTATTAGATAACGAAATCGTTCCCGTTCAAATCTTAGACGTGACGGCTGATCGGATTTCTCGTGGCCATCGGTTCTTGGGCCATGACGTTGAGATTGCAACTGCCATGGATTATGAAGCTGACTTAGCTAGTGTTCAAGTGGTTGCGGATGCAGCTAAACGTAAAGCGACGATCCGCGAACAGATTGCGGCGTTAGCGAACGAACGCGATTGGCAAATCAAAGTTAATGAAGATTTGCTGGAAGAAGTTAATAACTTGGTGGAATATCCAACCGCTTTTGCGGGGGATTTTGATACCAAGTACTTGACGATCCCGGACGAAGTCTTGATTACGTCGATGCGTGATCATCAGCGGTTTTTCTACGTGACCGATGCCGAAGATAACTTATTGCCACACTTTGTTTCAGTGCGGAATGGGAATACGGAACACTTAGAAAACGTGGCCTTGGGTAACCAGAAGGTGTTGACAGCACGCTTAGAAGACGCGGCCTTCTTCTACCACGAAGATCAACAACATTCGATTCAAGAATACGTTGAACGGCTTAAAAAGGTTAGTTTCCACGATAAGATTGGGACCATGTATGAAAAGATGCAACGAGTCATGGTTATCAGTGCCTTCTTAGCCGATCAGTTTGGCTTAACTGAAACTGAAAAGAACCAACTTCACCGGGCCGCTCAAATTTATAAGTTTGATTTGGTTACTGGCATGGTTGGTGAATTTCCTGAGTTACAAGGGGTCATGGGTGACAAGTATGCCGTCTTGAAGGGCGAAGATCCAGTCGTCGGCCAAGCGATTCGCGAGCACTATATGCCAATCAGTGCTGATGGCGATTTACCTAAGTCAAAGGTCGGTGCGGTGTTAGCGATTGCTGACAAGGTGGATTCGATTACGAGTTTCTTCGCCGTTGGCTTAACCCCAAGTGGGTCCAATGATCCATTTGCCTTGCGTCGCCAAGCATTTGGTATCGTACGGATCGTTCGGGAACAAGGTTGGGACTTCCCAATTCGTCAACTCGAAGCCGATATTCAAAAAGAATTGGTGGCCCATGATGCCACGTACAACTTGGACTTTGAAAAGCAAACGGCGCCAGTTGCTGATTTCTTAACGGACCGCGTCAAGCAGTGGTTCAATAATCGTAAGATTCGCTATGATATTGTCGATACGGTTATCAAAGGCAGTCGTCAGGATATCCGTGAAATGTTCAAAGCAGCCGACGTGCTGAATGCGCATCAAGATGATCCTCAGTTCAAGGATACGATTGAAGCCTTTACCCGGTTGTTGCGGATCACGGCGAAAGCTAAGCTGGATGCCGGTGATTTGACTGTCGACCCAAGCTTATTTGAAAATGAAGCGGAACAACATTTGTATGACGCTGTTCTTGAATTGCAAAAGCAATTTACCCCAGCAATGAGTATGGATGACCGGTTCAAGGCCTTAGCCGCCTTGCGACCATTGATCGTCGATTATTTTGAACAGACGATGGTTATGAGCAAGGATGAAAAGGTGCGGGATAATCACTTGAAACAACTCTTAACGATTGCCCAAATGATTAATGTGATGGGTGACTTGAACCAATTAATCGTTAAATAA
- a CDS encoding diacylglycerol kinase family protein — protein sequence MASKNRPDRLQVGKNHSFWQSWLHAWNGLKTVVIEERNMRTHLALGAVALIAGWWVHLNVNEWLWLALAIFLVMLCEINNTIAENLSDMVTGPNFSPLAKKIKDIAAGAVVFAAAFAVLVGLILFAPKIWNFVVDWLG from the coding sequence ATGGCCTCGAAAAATAGGCCTGATCGACTTCAGGTCGGCAAGAATCACTCCTTTTGGCAATCTTGGCTGCATGCTTGGAATGGCCTTAAGACGGTGGTGATTGAAGAACGTAATATGCGAACCCACCTTGCACTGGGGGCGGTAGCCTTGATTGCTGGCTGGTGGGTCCACCTAAACGTTAACGAATGGCTATGGCTGGCATTAGCTATTTTTTTGGTCATGCTATGTGAAATTAACAATACGATTGCCGAAAACCTGTCCGACATGGTGACAGGGCCCAACTTCAGTCCATTAGCTAAAAAGATCAAGGATATTGCAGCTGGCGCAGTCGTGTTTGCCGCAGCATTTGCAGTTTTGGTCGGGTTAATATTGTTTGCACCCAAAATTTGGAACTTCGTTGTCGACTGGTTAGGCTAA
- the rpsU gene encoding 30S ribosomal protein S21, with amino-acid sequence MAKTVVRKNESLDDALRRFKRTVSKSGTLQEYRKREFYEKPSVKKKLKSEAARKRKNRRRFK; translated from the coding sequence ATGGCAAAAACAGTCGTTCGTAAAAACGAATCTCTTGATGATGCTCTTCGTCGCTTTAAACGTACCGTTTCAAAAAGTGGTACTTTACAAGAATACCGCAAACGGGAATTCTACGAAAAACCAAGTGTGAAGAAGAAGTTAAAATCTGAAGCAGCACGTAAGCGTAAGAACCGTCGTCGTTTCAAGTAA
- the era gene encoding GTPase Era, whose amino-acid sequence MAEQQAFHSGFVAIIGRPNVGKSTLLNRVVGQKVAIMSDKAQTTRNRIQGIYTTSDTQMVFIDTPGIHKPHSRLGDFMVKSALSTLGEVDAVLFMINADERRGAGDNFIIDRLKTVKQPIYLVINKIDQVHPDHLLEIMDQYKDALPWKEVYPISALEGNNVDELLATLKAQLPEGPQYYPSDQITDHPERFIISELIREKVLELTRQEVPHSTAVVIDSIKRQDEEKIHVQATIIIERSSQKGIIIGKGGSMLKKIGSLARRDIEHLLGDKVYLELWVKVQENWKDRQDLLASYGYRQDDY is encoded by the coding sequence ATGGCAGAACAACAAGCATTTCATTCCGGCTTTGTGGCGATTATTGGTCGTCCAAATGTCGGTAAATCAACATTATTAAACCGGGTCGTTGGTCAAAAAGTGGCAATTATGTCAGATAAAGCCCAAACGACGCGGAATCGAATCCAAGGTATCTATACAACGAGCGATACCCAGATGGTCTTTATTGATACGCCCGGGATTCACAAACCGCACAGTCGCTTGGGTGACTTTATGGTCAAGTCGGCCTTGTCGACATTAGGTGAAGTGGATGCGGTGTTATTTATGATCAATGCTGATGAACGGCGTGGCGCTGGTGATAATTTTATTATTGACCGACTTAAGACGGTCAAACAACCGATTTATTTGGTGATTAATAAAATTGACCAAGTTCACCCGGACCATCTCCTAGAAATCATGGATCAGTATAAGGACGCATTACCGTGGAAGGAAGTCTATCCAATTTCGGCGCTTGAAGGGAATAACGTTGATGAATTATTGGCGACCTTGAAAGCGCAATTACCAGAAGGCCCACAGTATTATCCGTCTGACCAAATCACTGACCATCCCGAACGATTTATCATTTCTGAACTGATTCGTGAAAAGGTCCTTGAATTGACGCGCCAAGAAGTGCCGCATTCAACGGCCGTCGTGATTGACTCGATCAAACGGCAAGATGAAGAAAAAATTCATGTTCAGGCGACCATTATCATTGAACGATCGTCACAAAAAGGGATTATCATTGGTAAGGGTGGCAGTATGCTCAAGAAGATTGGCTCACTAGCCCGGCGTGATATTGAACATTTACTCGGGGATAAAGTGTACCTTGAACTCTGGGTGAAGGTCCAAGAAAACTGGAAGGACCGCCAAGACTTGTTGGCAAGCTACGGCTACCGGCAAGATGACTATTAG
- a CDS encoding PhoH family protein, which yields MFLTENSKYEQKFLIADPAQSVALLGPEDAHLALLEDGLHVQLHVFGDQMTISSDDEAAVHNTQAVLDNLTSLIKQGIQIGAPDVISAIKMVNRGTLAYFKDLYSETLIKDNRGRPIRVKNFGQRQYVQAVAKSDITFGIGPAGTGKTYLAVVMAIAALKRGDVEKLILTRPAVEAGESLGFLPGDLKEKVDPYLRPIYDALYDIYGAEHTQRLMDRGIIEIAPLAYMRGRTLDHAFVILDEAQNTTNAQMKMFLTRLGFGAKMIVNGDISQIDLPHHTKSGLIQAEQILGGIPNIAFVKFTADDVVRNPVVAKIITAYDRVEQR from the coding sequence ATGTTTTTGACCGAAAACTCAAAATATGAACAAAAATTTCTCATTGCTGATCCAGCCCAATCAGTCGCACTGTTAGGACCAGAAGACGCTCATTTAGCCTTACTAGAGGACGGTCTTCACGTTCAACTGCACGTGTTTGGAGATCAGATGACGATCAGTAGTGATGACGAAGCGGCTGTTCATAATACGCAAGCAGTACTAGATAATTTAACGAGTTTAATTAAACAAGGTATTCAAATTGGTGCGCCCGATGTGATTAGCGCCATTAAGATGGTGAACCGCGGTACGCTAGCTTATTTCAAAGACCTCTATTCTGAGACTTTAATCAAGGATAATCGTGGACGGCCCATTCGGGTCAAAAATTTTGGGCAACGGCAGTACGTGCAAGCCGTTGCTAAAAGTGACATTACGTTTGGAATTGGCCCAGCGGGGACCGGGAAGACGTATCTCGCCGTTGTGATGGCGATTGCTGCCTTAAAACGTGGTGATGTTGAAAAACTGATCTTGACGCGGCCGGCAGTTGAAGCCGGTGAGAGTCTCGGTTTTCTACCGGGTGACTTGAAGGAAAAGGTCGACCCATATTTGCGGCCGATTTATGACGCCTTGTACGATATTTATGGTGCAGAACATACGCAGCGCCTAATGGATCGGGGCATCATCGAAATTGCACCGCTAGCTTATATGCGGGGCCGGACGCTTGATCACGCCTTTGTCATTTTAGACGAAGCACAGAACACGACGAATGCCCAGATGAAGATGTTTCTGACCCGCCTGGGCTTTGGCGCCAAAATGATCGTTAATGGTGACATTTCCCAAATCGACTTACCACACCACACTAAGAGCGGTTTAATTCAAGCTGAACAGATCTTAGGTGGTATTCCTAATATTGCGTTCGTTAAGTTTACAGCGGATGATGTGGTTAGAAATCCGGTCGTTGCCAAGATTATTACGGCTTACGACCGTGTGGAACAACGCTAG
- the recO gene encoding DNA repair protein RecO, which yields MVTNFNGILLFRRDYRERDMLIKFLTAEYGKKMFFVRGARRRGFKMAAELLPFTMGEYVGDLRDQGLSYINSVKSVQYLEHISQDIALNAYATYVMNLVDVAFPDNQPVGRWYQQLTSALQLIDQDVAPALVANVVEIQLLQPFGVAPELRWCTVCGRTDLPLDYSESYGGLLCQQHWHLDPHRLHASAAAIFYLRQFSVLDLAKVHSIKVKPRTAAELRRILDEIYQNSVGVRLKSKRFIDQMSSWYQPLAPRKNED from the coding sequence ATGGTCACAAATTTTAACGGTATTTTGCTTTTTCGCCGCGATTACCGTGAGCGCGACATGCTGATCAAGTTTTTAACCGCTGAGTATGGTAAGAAAATGTTTTTTGTTCGCGGTGCGCGGCGGCGCGGCTTTAAGATGGCGGCAGAGTTATTACCGTTCACGATGGGGGAATACGTTGGTGATTTACGCGATCAAGGCCTGTCGTATATTAATAGCGTCAAATCCGTTCAATATCTTGAGCATATTAGTCAAGATATCGCGCTGAATGCTTACGCGACGTATGTGATGAATTTGGTTGACGTGGCTTTTCCTGATAATCAACCGGTAGGCCGGTGGTACCAACAATTGACCAGCGCGCTACAACTGATTGATCAAGACGTGGCCCCCGCGTTGGTGGCTAACGTGGTTGAGATTCAGTTATTGCAACCATTTGGCGTTGCACCGGAATTGCGTTGGTGTACGGTATGTGGCCGTACCGATTTACCACTGGATTATTCTGAAAGTTACGGTGGTTTACTTTGCCAGCAACACTGGCACTTAGATCCGCATCGCTTGCATGCTAGTGCCGCGGCTATCTTTTATTTGCGCCAGTTTTCGGTGCTGGACTTGGCCAAGGTTCATTCCATTAAGGTCAAACCGCGGACGGCGGCGGAGTTACGGCGAATTCTCGATGAAATTTATCAGAATTCAGTGGGGGTCCGATTGAAGTCTAAACGTTTCATTGATCAGATGAGTAGTTGGTACCAACCACTGGCGCCACGCAAGAATGAGGATTGA